Genomic DNA from Prevotella intermedia ATCC 25611 = DSM 20706:
TGTTCAGCGTAGGCAAATCGAAAGCCAAGATATACGAAAAGGGCGGCGAAATAGGCGTTACCTTTAAAGATGTAGCGGGTCAGGAAGGCGCAAAGCAAGAAGTACAAGAGATTGTAGAGTTCTTGAAAAACCCTAAGAAATATACCGAGCTGGGTGGTAAGATACCAAAGGGCGCATTGCTTGTGGGTCCTCCGGGAACGGGTAAGACGTTGCTGGCAAAGGCTGTAGCGGGCGAAGCGGGTGCTCCGTTCTTCTCTATGAGTGGTTCCGACTTTGTTGAGATGTTCGTGGGTGTAGGTGCAAGCCGTGTTCGCGATGCGTTCCGACAAGCCAAAGAGAAAGCACCGTCTATTATATTCATCGACGAAATTGATGCAGTGGGCCGTGCTCGCTCGAAGAATCCATCTATGGGAGGCAACGACGAACGCGAGAATACGCTGAATGCGCTGCTCACAGAGATGGACGGATTCGGTACAAACAGCGGCGTTATCGTATTGGCAGCCACCAACCGTGTAGATATGCTCGACAAGGCACTGCTCCGTGCAGGACGTTTCGACCGACAAATCCACGTTGATTTGCCCGACTTGCCAGAACGTAAAGCCATCTTCCAAGTGCATTTGCGCCCATTGAAGTTGGAGAAAAATCTCGATATAGACCTTCTTGCACGCCAGACTCCAGGCTTCTCTGGTGCTGATATTGCCAACGTGTGTAACGAGGCTGCGCTGATAGCGGCTCGCCACAACAAAGAAGCAGTAGGCAGACAGGATTTCTTAGATGCGGTAGACCGTATCATTGGTGGTTTGGAGAAGAAGACAAAGATACTTACGGCAGGCGAAAAGCGCACCATAGCCCTTCACGAAGCTGGGCACGCCACCATCAGTTGGTTCTGCGAACACGCCAATCCGTTGGTGAAAGTGAGCATTGTACCACGTGGTCAGGCACTCGGTGCTGCGTGGTATCTGCCCGAGGAACGCCCTATTACGACCAAAGAGCAGATGCTCGACGAGATGTGCTCGCTGCTTGGTGGACGTGCGGCAGAAGAACTCTTCACCGGACACATATCAACAGGAGCGATGAACGACCTTGAGCGTGCCACAAAGAGTGCATTCGGAATGATAGCCTACGCAGGTATGGGCGATAAGCTGCCAAACATCTGCTACTACAATAACGACCCCGGATTCCAGAAACCCTATTCGGAAACGACTGGAAAAATCATTGACGAGGAGGTTCTGAAGATGGTGAACGAGCAGTACGACCGTGCGAAAGCGATATTGACAGAGCACAGCGAGGGGCACGCCAAACTGGCACAGCTGCTTATTGAGCGTGAAGTGATAATGGCAGAGGACGTGGAAGAGATTTTCGGCAAACGTCCGTGGGTAAGCCGTACATTGGAATTGATGGAGGCTGAAGAGAATGCAAAGTTGTCGCTCGATGCCATGCCCGATAGCGTGAAGCAAGCACAGGCAGAACACGAAGCAGCTGTCAGACAGGCAGAAGTGAACGATGAAGCAAATGTTGAGATCACCGAAGAAGATGTTGAAACTAAAAACAATAGAGCACAATGACAGACAAGCAGAAGAACCTCGTTACACGTGCCATTACAGGCGTACTCTTTGTGGGTTTTATGGTGGCAGGGTTTATGGCACCGCACTACATGATAGTGCTTTTTGCCCTCATCACAGGTATGACTTTGTGGGAGTACACAGGGCTGGTATCGCAAATCGAAGGCGTCAGCGTAAATCGTTTCATATCTGTTGTCGCAGGTGTCTACTTCTTTGTAGCACTGGCAGGATTGCGGTTGGGATACGTGAAAGACTTCAGCGTGTTTGTTCCTTACATTCTTACAATTGTCTATCTCATCATTGCCGAGCTGTATTTGAAGAACGAAAACCCAATAAACAATTGGGCGTACACCATGTTAGGGCAGATGTATATCGCGTTGCCCTTCTCCATGATTAACGTTCTGGCTTTCCAGCACGATGCGAACGGCAATATAATGGCTGATATGCTTTTGCCTTTAAGCATCTTCATCTTCCTGTGGACAAACGATACGGGAGCCTATTGTTCGGGTTCGCTCTTTGGCAAGCACAAGCTCTTTCCACGCATCAGTCCTGCAAAGAGCTGGGAAGGTAGCATTGGCGGTGGCATTTTTGTCATTGCCGTGGCTGTATTGATAGGCTATCTCACCGAGAATCCATCAGCACCAAATGCGCTCACTATTCCTCAATGGATCGGACTTGGCATAGTTGTGGCAGTCTTCGGCACTTGGGGCGACCTCGTTGAAAGTCTGTTTAAACGCACGCTTGGCATAAAGGACAGCGGGAACATACTTCCCGGACACGGCGGAATGCTCGACCGTTTCGACTCTGCGCTTATGGCCATTCCTGCCGCAGTGGTTTATCTTTATGCGCTCACGCTGATTTAAATAAGATATAGTTAGCATACACTTGTAAAGCTGAAAAGGAGCAAAGCAACGAATAATGGTTGCTTTGCTCCTTTTTTATTTGCAGTTTTTGCTTTGAAAGTCAGTATTATAATTCATTGTATATGGTATGATAATGAATTATCATACCGATGTTAATCAATTATCATACCGATAACAATGTATTATCATACTGATGACAATCAATTATCATATTGATGATAATGTATTATTATACAGATAAATCGAAAGAAGCTTTCAGCTTCTTTTGCTATTCTTGAGGTACAACGTTCTGTTAAAATCCTAAATTTTAGGTATTGTGTGAGTAAGTGAATGGTGGTACCTTTGCATTCTAAAAAACATATTATCAATAAAAGGCTGAACACTAATAGAAGGTTCACAATACTTTAGTATAAGAAATTAACAATTAAAAGAACAAAAATGAAACAGAAGTACATAAAAGCCCTCAATGGGTTTAAACTAATAATGGTTATCGTATTGGCACTGTTACCAATGGCAGCAAGTGCAAACGAGGAGTTGAAAACAAATGCAAACGTAGTGGGACACATAACTGACAAAGCCACTGGCGAACCAATACCACACGTGGCAGTGCAGGTGTTGGGTACGATGATAGTCAGCGTTACCAATGCGGAGGGGTATTACCATCTGGAAGACTTGCCACTTGGCAAGCAAACAATAGAGGCTCGTGCCACGGGATACCACGCTGAAAGGCAGACGATTGAAGTGGAGAAGAGCGCAAGGCTGACAACAGATTTTGTATTGAAGACTGATGAAATATCGTTGGACGAAGTTGTGGTATCGTCAAATCGCAGCATATCGTTGCGACGCAACGCACCAACGTTGGTGAACGTGATAGATACGCGCACGTTCAACATCACCAATTCCATGTGTCTGGCACAAGGTCTGAACTTTCAGCCCGGTGTGCGCACCGAAGACAATTGCGCCAACTGTGGTTTCTCGCAAGTGCGTATAAACGGGTTGGACGGGCATTATTCGCAGATACTTATCGATTCTCGTCCCGTGTTTTCAGCCTTGCAGGGCGTTTACGGCTTAGAGCAGATACCTGCCAATATGATAGAGCGGGTAGAAGTAGTGCGAGGTGGAGGCTCGGCATTGTATGGCTCATCGGCAATAGGTGGAACCATCAACATCATTACGAAAGAACCATTGAGCAATTACGCTGAGTTGGCGCATACGTTCACGGCTTACGAAGGAGGAAAGACATTCGATAACAACACCACTGTAAACACTTCCATTGTGTCGAGCAACAATAAAGCCGGTTTTTCGGTTTATGGGCAGAGCCATAATCGTGGCGGTTACGACAGAGACCAAGACGGCTTTACCGACCTTCCAAAGCTAATCAATAAAACCATTGGTATGGGTGCTTTCCTGCGATTGAACAACTATTCCAAGCTGAAACTGCAATACCACGCTTTGAACGAATATCGTCGTGGTGGCAACAACCTGCACCTGCCTGTACACGAATCGAATATTGCAGAAAAACTCGACCATAATATCAATGGCGGTTCGCTGAGTTACGACCTCTTCACTCCTAACGGTTTGAACCATCTTACGGCTTATGCTTCGTTTCAAACCGTATCGCGCGATAGCTATTATGGTGGTGCAGGCGACGGTTCGGAAGAAAGCAAGGCAGAGGCTTTGAAGGCTTACAGCAAAACCCACGACACGAACTTAATGGGAGGAATGCAGTTTGTTCACAACTTCGGGCGTTTGCTTTTTATGCCTGCCGACCTTACTTTGGGTGCTGAATATACCTACGATGCACTGAAAGACCACGCACTCGGCTACGATGTCATTACCCGACAAACCGTGCGGACTGGTAGCTTGTTCCTGCAAAACGAATGGAAGAACGAACATTGGGGCATACTCTTGGGTGGTCGTTTCGACAAGCACAATCTCATCAACCACCTTATTTTCAGTCCGCGAGTGAATCTGCGCTTCAACGCAACTCGCAACGTTCATTTGCGTTTAACCTATGCAGGCGGATTCCGTGCACCACAAACATTCGACGAAGACTTGCATACGAGTATGGCAGGCGGCGAGCGAATAAAGACCTATTTGGCGAAAGACTTGAAGGAAGAACGCTCTAACAGCTTGAGTTTATCAGCCGATATGTATTACAACTTTGGCAATGTGCAGACCAACTTCTTGGTAGAAGCCTTCTATACACACCTGAACAATGTGTTTGCACAGCGTGTATTGAAGGAACGCGACGAGAACGGCATTCGCATTCTCGAACGTTTCAATGCCCATCAGGCAACAGTCTGGGGTATGAATGCAGAGGGAAAGGCTGTATTCTCTAAGTGGTTCTCTTTGCAAAGCGGACTCACAGTGCAGCGCAGCGAATACAAAGACGCTGTGGAATGGGACGAAGACGCGCCTGCCGAAAAGAAGTTTTTGCGTACACCGAACGTATATGGATACTTCACGATGCAGTCATCACCCGTTAAGCGTTTGTCCATTGCCCTTTCAGGCAACTATAATGGACGTATGCTCGTAGGGCATGCAGCAGGTTCAGGCGTAGAAAAGCCTGTGGCAGTGCGCACGCCATCGTTCTTCACATTGAGTTTAAAAGCAAGTTACGACTTCGATATTTACAAGCAAGTAAAGGCGCAGCTCAATGCGGGCATACAGAATATAGGTAATGTTTACCAGCGCGATTTAGACAAAGGCTGGAACCGCGACGCTTCCTATATCTATGGTCCGTCGCTCCCACGCTGTTTCTATGTAGGGTTGAAACTGACATATTAAGAAACTCGATTCCGCTAACGGGTGAATTAATATAATTCAACATTTTTTCTCTATTTCTTGCATTTGTCAAAAAAAAGATTTACATTTGCAAGTGATAGTCTAATAAATGTCAATTATTTAAGCCCGAATACGATGAAACCATTAGCGGAAAGCATTTTGGCAAGCCATTATACAACGCACCGAGACAATGGTGTAGGTCTGCTTTATGCGTCCGCTATTCGCTGTTCTCGTCTGTTCAAAGACGTCCGTTTGAGAATCTTGAACACTTCTGTACCATTGGTACATCTTGCATTCTCAATCGAAAAAACTTACGAATGCCCTGCCTGTATCTCCGACAAAAGGAGGTTCAGGCGGGGCATTCTGCATTTTTCAACTCCGCTGACTTAAGGATAGAGTAGCACTTCATCACGACAAATCACCTTATTATTCATCAATAAAAATAAAAGATTATGAAAAGAAAAGCATTACTTTCATTTATTCTCGCCGCAATGGCAACAATGTGGGCAGGCACAACACAAGCTCAAGAGTATTACGACCTTACCATTGCGCTTACACAAGTCAATTCTATAAACTGCAAGAACCTATCCTTTATTAAAGGTGTGAGTGGCACTGTAAAGTACGACGATGAAACAAAGACCCTTACATTGGAGAATGCAACCATCGTAGGAGATAAGTATAAAACTGCCATTTCTTCTAAAATTGATGGCTTGATAATTAAGGTTATCGGCAAAAATAAGCTGCAAACAGAAACTGGTTCTGGTATTCTGTATGAAAACTCGATTACCATTACTGGTGGCGGAACACTTGATATAGAGTGCCAGAAGAATTGTGCTATCTATGCAAACAAAGGCAATCTCACCATCGAAGATTGTACCATAAACGCTAAAAGTAACGAATATGGCATTGCTGGATATAATGGTACAACCGAGAATCTTACAATAAAGAATGCTGCAATAACAGCAGAAGGTACAGAAAAAGGCTCTATTTGTGATTTTGCCACTCTCACTATGATTGGTTCTAAAATATCTGAACCTTCAGGTGCAGCGTTCGACCCATCAATGCACTGTGTGGCTTTGAACGGAGAGAAAGTTACAAGCAAGGTAGTGATTGTCAAAGATGCAACAAGCATTGAGGCTCCAACAGTCAATGCCACAGCTGCACAAGGCATCTATACCCTTAGCGGCGTGCGTGTATCTAACGAGTTGAAAAACTTGCCTAAGGGTATCTACATCGTGAATGGTAAGAAAGTAGTGAAGCAGTAAAAAGCGATTAACCTCCGTACCCAGTAAGGATACGGAACACCGCCTACCATTATGAACCTACTGTTTTCAGAATAAACAACATACTGTCTATATCAGGAGAGAAATTCAGCAGGATAATTTATTTTATTATTCATCATTAAAGAACAAAAGAATTATGAAGAAAAAAGCATTATTTACGCTCATTCTCGCTATAGTGGCGATAATGTGGGCAGGAACAGCACAGGCGCAGGCGGAAGATTACGAACTTTTGATAGCTGGCGTGCAAGTTACTTCTGACAACTGCAACGACCTTTCCGTGATTGAAGGCGTGAAGGGTACTGCGAAGTATGACAATGCTACCAAGACCCTCACACTCGACAACGTAACTATCCACAACACAGCAGAAACTATTAATGGCACTGGCATCTACAATATTATCGATGGCTTAACCATTCGTCTTATCGGTAATAACACTGTTACTGCAGAGAAAAGTGTAGGACTGTGGAATGGACGAGACGATGCTATCACTATCACGGGCGGTGGCAGTCTTACGATAAATGCCTCGACCACAGCGAGCAACAAAAACTATCAAAAAGGCATTTTCAATCGAGGTTCTATCACCGTGAGCGATTGCACCGTGGAAGTGAGTGCAGGGGAATACGGACTTTGTGACGGCTATTGGAAATTTGAACGTTGCAATATGCGCGTTAAGGGTGGCGGTATGAGTGGCGACCAGTATGCAGGCAGTATCAGTTGGGTGTGGGATAATAAGCCCGAGTTCACTGGTTGCGGTGTTACATCACCCACAGGAGCGTACTGGAAAGAGTTCCAAGATGGCGAATACACCTACTATACTCTCTTTGGCGCAGACGACAAGGTCGTAACCGATTGGGTAACTATTACGTCCGACCCTAACATTATTGAGGTTCCTACAGTCAATGCCACAGCTGCGCAAGGCGTCTATACCCTTAGCGGCGTGCGTGTATCTAACGAGTTGAAAGACTTGCCTAAGGGCATTTACATCGTGAACGGTAAGAAAGTGGTGAAGCAGTAAAAAGCAATTAACTTCCGTATTCTTATTGGGTACGGAACATCGCTTATTGTTATGAATCTAACATTTTTTAATAATAGCAAACCGCCCTTGCTTTGAAGCAGGAGCGACAAAGCACATAACGGAAGCCACTGCAACGAAACATTGTTGCAGTGGCTTCTTTTTTCTGTTACTTTCCTGCCTTTATAGCATAGAGTCGGCTTTTCTTTACCAATAACAAGTTTAAGCGAAGGGCTGTATTTGCAAGGATAAAAGAATTGAATGCCTTAGCAAGAACAGTACTGTTCAATTCAGTATGACTGCAAAAGTTGCTTCTACCGAATTGGATAATGAAGATAAAAAGTATCTGGTAAATTCAGGAAAAGTCAGCAAAACTCTTGTCTTTGAAATTCTTTACGTGTAAAAAATATTTTTTCTACACGTAAAGAAATATTTACTTACACGTAGAAAAATATTTATTTACGTGTAAATAATTTGTAAAATTGCATTTAAAGTAAGCTAAAATATTGTTTATCAGAGAATTGAAAGTTGTTTTTGTGAGTTGGTAGAAAGCTGGTGAAATAGCAATAAAATAAAAAAGTGGTTTTCTTTATACAATTGGAGTATTATTTGAGAATTTTATGTAAGTTTGCAAATGAAATAGAACATAACCAATAAGACATAACTTTATGGCAATAAGTATCAGGCTACAACAAAGTAAGTTTAAAGAAGCCAACCGTGGCGGTAAGTGGCACGCACGAGTGGTGAGCAGTGGTGAAACTTCGACAGCCGACCTTGCGGCAGCTATTCAAGCGAGTACTTCGTTTACACGAGGCGAGGTTACGGGCATTATTATGGCATTGGTAGACGAAATTAGTTATAATCTCAGCCTTGGCAACACTGTTGTGCTTGACGGATTAGGGCGATTTCATCTGACGGTGGAGAGCGAGCCAGTAGAGAACAAAGAAGATTTTGACATTAAGAAGAATGTGAAAGGGGTGAAGTGCAAGTTCTTGCCAGCGAGCCGACGCGACCCTAAGACTCGGAAAAGCACACAGGATTTTGCTTCGGGCGTGCAAGTGGTGTGGGCTGACCCTGAAGACGAGGAAGATTAATTCGGACTTCAACGATATACAAAAAGGAGCGAATGCCGTTGCGGCATTCGCTCCTTTCGTATGTTTCAGTAATTCTATAAGTTGTACATCAAGCCGAAATTGATGCAGTTTAATGCTGTTAGCCTTCCCATAAGGTTTGTGCCTGGCAGCAGACTTTCTTGTCCCAAGAAGCCCATTAGGTAGATGTTGTGGTTGTAGAAAGCCGAGATATGCTTCGATATTTGGTGGTTTGCAGTCATACCTAAGTTAATGGCAGCGTCCTTGTTGTGCGGTTTGTTTGTCTGAATACCGATGGCAGGACCTGCGTACAGGGCTACGTTCCATAAGCGGTTAGGGTTATATCCGCGGAAGTAGGAGAGGAGGTCGAGTTGGAAGTTGGCTGCAACGAAAGCAATGTTATGCTTTTCTTCATAGAATTCAGCGTTGTTGTTTTCGATGTAGGCATACTTAATGTTGTCCATAACGTATTCCAAACCAAGACGAACGGCTGTTATCTCGTTCAGTCTATACCCCGCAAATGCAGCAAGATTGACTTTTGCTCCGTCGTTCTTAAAGCGGTGTCTGGTGAGCAAGATGTTCCAACCGCCACCGATAGCACCAAACCATCGCATAGGTTTCTTTGAGGCATAAGACGTTATATCGGCATCTTCGTAGCGGGCAATGCGGTTGAGCGGTACGGTTAAGCCTACGCGAACAGAGAACGAATTGCCCAATTTCAGCGGTTTGCTGCCTGCTTCCTTCGTTCTGTATAGCGTGTTTCCTGCCTCGTTAATATACACACGGTCGTGTATGTCGAGTGCAGAATACATCGGTTCGATGTTCAAACGGAGGTCGCGACTGAGGCGTGTCCATAGTTGTAGACCAAGACGGAAACCGCTGACCGTAATTCTTGAACCCTTGATGGTGTGTTCTGCATCGTTCATAACGAGCCAACCGTTTTGGAAACCTGCGAGAAGGTTGGCACCGACAAGCGAATGCCAGTTGTAGTTCTTGCTCAGTCCCAACGGATTGATGAGTACATCGCCAGCTATTGTGCCCAAGCCAATGGCGTGGTGAATGTCTTCTGTTTGTCCTTTTTTTGTGTGTGTGGTTGTCATATCCACACCTTTTGCCATATTCAGACCAATGCGTGCACCGAGGAAAGAGTTTGCCCACCAGCCCAACGAGAGCTGCATGGAGGTGCCCCACGAGTCTTTTCCCTTGCTTGGAAGCATAGGATAGTTGGCGTAGCCATATCCATAGTCGAGGAAGAAGCGGTGTCGTCCCGATGAAGGAGCATTTTGCCAAGGCAGGTTCTTTATGGTGTTGATGAAACTATTGAGATGGTATTGCGCACCAAATGCGAGTACGTTTGACACTGCTCCTGGGGTAGTGTAAATCTGGTTGGAGTCGTAATGGCTGCTCGGCATCCAATAAATGGTGTGGCTGTAGAACAGAGAGAGGTGGGGGAGGACACGGTATGAAATCATTCCGCCAACGTTTGCTCCGACATCTGCTTTCTTTCCGTATTCGCTTAACACCAACGAAGGACCGCCATAGAGGTTTACACTCCACCTTCTGTTTGGACGATAGCCTGCCATTGCATTGAGTACGTTAAGCTGATAGTCGGCAGATATGAAGGTGTTCTTGTACGTGAACTTGCTTAAATTGCCACTACGGTTCTGTTGCCAAATAGGATTGGCAATGTAGTCTACCATGAGTTTTGCTCCGTGGTACATATTGAAGTTGTAGCCAGCAAAGCCATTGAAATTCAATAATAGTCCGCGCGACTTGTCGGTGTAACGCCATTTGTTGATAGTGGTGTTCCAACCAAGACCTCCACCTATGAAGAAACCTTTTTCGGGTAGGGCGTCTTTTGCAGGATTAAGGTCGTTATTCCGTTGCAATTTATTTCGGAAGAGCACGGCTAAGCCCAATTTAAAGTCGGCTTGGTCGTATCTTACGCGCCCATCGGAACGGTCGAAGTGCTCCATTAAGATATAGCTTGGTTCGAAAGTAAGGCGCAAATCGTTTGTAAGCTTTGCCCAAAGCTGTGCTCCCAATCGGTAGCCAGCATATCTACCGCCTGTTTTATCGCTGGCGTCGGCGTGCACTAATTGTAGCTGTCCCATTTCGTAGCCGCCGAAAAGGTTCACACCTACGGCACTGTCCCAGTTGTAATGACGTGTAAAACCAAAGGGATTGAGCATGGCATCAAAGAAAACACCAAACTTTCCAAGTAACGATGTAGTCTGTCTACCCTTTGTCCACGGTGTATTTGTGATGTTTACACCACCTCGCACACCAATGGCAGACGACAGCCATTGCCCAATATTGGCACTGATGCTGTAGCCAACCGTTTCGCTCATCTTTAAATCTGCCAAGCGATAGTAGGCTGGACCTATGCTGTATTCAAAGAACCAAGGACGTCGCCAACGTAGCATTGCAGGGTCTTTGAG
This window encodes:
- the ftsH gene encoding ATP-dependent zinc metalloprotease FtsH; translation: MDNQNPNNKPKMPKFNMNWLYIMALIFAVLFFSSRGMESMFSAGESTKKEYTTFVNYINKGYATRVVINKKESTLRMYVSPDHVRDIFKKGVDQVGKSPYITVEIGSIDNLETFLNAAIKQKKISGYSYENKDEHGFTNVIIGLLPWILLIGFYFYLMRRMNGGAGSGGGVFSVGKSKAKIYEKGGEIGVTFKDVAGQEGAKQEVQEIVEFLKNPKKYTELGGKIPKGALLVGPPGTGKTLLAKAVAGEAGAPFFSMSGSDFVEMFVGVGASRVRDAFRQAKEKAPSIIFIDEIDAVGRARSKNPSMGGNDERENTLNALLTEMDGFGTNSGVIVLAATNRVDMLDKALLRAGRFDRQIHVDLPDLPERKAIFQVHLRPLKLEKNLDIDLLARQTPGFSGADIANVCNEAALIAARHNKEAVGRQDFLDAVDRIIGGLEKKTKILTAGEKRTIALHEAGHATISWFCEHANPLVKVSIVPRGQALGAAWYLPEERPITTKEQMLDEMCSLLGGRAAEELFTGHISTGAMNDLERATKSAFGMIAYAGMGDKLPNICYYNNDPGFQKPYSETTGKIIDEEVLKMVNEQYDRAKAILTEHSEGHAKLAQLLIEREVIMAEDVEEIFGKRPWVSRTLELMEAEENAKLSLDAMPDSVKQAQAEHEAAVRQAEVNDEANVEITEEDVETKNNRAQ
- a CDS encoding phosphatidate cytidylyltransferase, which codes for MTDKQKNLVTRAITGVLFVGFMVAGFMAPHYMIVLFALITGMTLWEYTGLVSQIEGVSVNRFISVVAGVYFFVALAGLRLGYVKDFSVFVPYILTIVYLIIAELYLKNENPINNWAYTMLGQMYIALPFSMINVLAFQHDANGNIMADMLLPLSIFIFLWTNDTGAYCSGSLFGKHKLFPRISPAKSWEGSIGGGIFVIAVAVLIGYLTENPSAPNALTIPQWIGLGIVVAVFGTWGDLVESLFKRTLGIKDSGNILPGHGGMLDRFDSALMAIPAAVVYLYALTLI
- a CDS encoding TonB-dependent receptor, producing MKQKYIKALNGFKLIMVIVLALLPMAASANEELKTNANVVGHITDKATGEPIPHVAVQVLGTMIVSVTNAEGYYHLEDLPLGKQTIEARATGYHAERQTIEVEKSARLTTDFVLKTDEISLDEVVVSSNRSISLRRNAPTLVNVIDTRTFNITNSMCLAQGLNFQPGVRTEDNCANCGFSQVRINGLDGHYSQILIDSRPVFSALQGVYGLEQIPANMIERVEVVRGGGSALYGSSAIGGTINIITKEPLSNYAELAHTFTAYEGGKTFDNNTTVNTSIVSSNNKAGFSVYGQSHNRGGYDRDQDGFTDLPKLINKTIGMGAFLRLNNYSKLKLQYHALNEYRRGGNNLHLPVHESNIAEKLDHNINGGSLSYDLFTPNGLNHLTAYASFQTVSRDSYYGGAGDGSEESKAEALKAYSKTHDTNLMGGMQFVHNFGRLLFMPADLTLGAEYTYDALKDHALGYDVITRQTVRTGSLFLQNEWKNEHWGILLGGRFDKHNLINHLIFSPRVNLRFNATRNVHLRLTYAGGFRAPQTFDEDLHTSMAGGERIKTYLAKDLKEERSNSLSLSADMYYNFGNVQTNFLVEAFYTHLNNVFAQRVLKERDENGIRILERFNAHQATVWGMNAEGKAVFSKWFSLQSGLTVQRSEYKDAVEWDEDAPAEKKFLRTPNVYGYFTMQSSPVKRLSIALSGNYNGRMLVGHAAGSGVEKPVAVRTPSFFTLSLKASYDFDIYKQVKAQLNAGIQNIGNVYQRDLDKGWNRDASYIYGPSLPRCFYVGLKLTY
- a CDS encoding HU family DNA-binding protein, encoding MAISIRLQQSKFKEANRGGKWHARVVSSGETSTADLAAAIQASTSFTRGEVTGIIMALVDEISYNLSLGNTVVLDGLGRFHLTVESEPVENKEDFDIKKNVKGVKCKFLPASRRDPKTRKSTQDFASGVQVVWADPEDEED